GTAGtgatgaaaacaacagaaagaaatgcCAAAGCCAAAATGCAATGTTGCCACTCCTGTGAGGAACATCCTGCCAACAAAAACTACTGTTTGCCGCATTTATGTACCTTTGCCTTGTTCACCAAATGCCAACGCAGATGGAACCGTTATCTTTCGCTTTTCTCCAGGACACATATCCATCATTCCAATGTCAAGGCCTTTGATGACTTGTCCGACACCCAGCACAAACCACTGAGGGTGCCCATCTTTGTCTGATCGACTGAAacagaaatgatacagaaacaaATATCTAATCAACCAGGGCACATGAGAGTCTGAATAAGTGTGAGCACATAAGGACTTCAATGTGGATCCAGGTGAGGACTGTTGAAATAGGCCTCAAAGCAGGATTAAGGACAAATCTTAACATTTTGTATCTCTGCCCATTCAATAACGATGGTTTtatatatcaaattaaaataaagggTTTCTGAATTATAAGAGACACATAAAGGAAAATTTAACATTCATCATGCAAAGTTAAGATGAATCATTACTCACCCCAGGCAATAGGAAGCTTAATATTAATTATACTGATAAAGTTTAAGTGTCCAAGACTtgcaaaacatcaaacattCTTGAAAAGATTAtactttttagatgttttttttttcttatcccACAAACCTGCAGTAAAACTGGGAACCATCTTTGGCGAGGTACCCATCGTAGTGAGCGTTGATCAGATCTCCTCTCTTGCTCCTCTGAGTGCACTCCTCGGGCTTAAATAAAACCTCAGTCTTCACCTCTCCCTCCAGCTCCTCCGCTGAGGCCCAAACAGACCATAAACTCAGCTGTGAGGACATAAAGAGGCAAAATGTGCAGCTCACTAACTTCCACATCATGCCACACTGCTTTCGTGGCAACTTCTGAAAGTGACGTTTGAATGCAGCGGAGAAGGACGTCGGAGAAGTTGCACCACTGCCCTGAGTTTAGACTGTCAGGGTTTCCACTCCTACAAAGCCCAACTCGTGGCCCAAATCGTGGACTCTCCCTGCCTACACGTCGCTCACTGGACTGGAAAAACTTGCTGGGGGCCGTCATGGACTTAGGGGCGGCACACAGTCTTGTAACACTCTTCCTGACAGACTAAACTAAGGGCAATAACGCCCCACTATCCTAAACAGCAGTTAGACTAAATAAAGAGAGCGAAGAAATAATGTCAGAATATGGAAGAACACTGTTCACGAGTGTAAAGTCTACAACACAGGTGGAAAATTAATGTtgcatattattatttaaaactaagaggagctgcaggtcgAGAGCTTCCAGCCCAAACTGTGTGCCTGCTCTGACCACAcagttttatttagaattttacgAAGCTTCAACTGCTCATTATGACAGGATAGTAATATATGAACattagaaataaacacaaagtaagTTTGTATGTGCCTGATCTAAGTTGACACCCATTTTAAAAAGCCCAAAGTAGAAAATGCTGCACTTTAGTATAGccatccatccactatctatgcaccacttaatcctctggAGGGTCGAgtgaggctggagtctatcccagctgatttaggatgaaggcagggtacatcctggacaggtcaccagtctatcacagggccacttCAGTATAGctattagattaattttttttttaatgcatttagacTCTTAATCAGCATGAAGCAATGTGTGGTAGCAATATAcggactttttaaaatgtattattagtaacctaaaaacattttgtatgtatgtatgtatgtatgtatgtatgtatgtatgtatgtatgtatgtatgtatgtatgtatgtatgtatgtataaataaatttgaaaaaatttaaaaaatacagccGATTAAAGGCGTTGATGCAGGAACTCATTATACTGAATGCTATTATTTCTTTACTGAAAGCACACTTCACAGCCATAGTCATTAATAAACCATATCCATAACGCTTTTCAACAGTAACAAGAAAGGTCAGTGCTAATCAGACCAATAATCTTGCGGTCCACATTTTATAGACGTTAGGATGGGCCAATAGTTAACTTGGGAGCGTCATAAATTATCTTTAAACAACTACGTCACCTCATTTCGCCCAATAGAAATCTCGGGGGTGGGATCTTACGCATATCTATATTGTTGGACGCCGGCTTCTGTGACTCATCGCCTCTCAGACCGCAACGCAGCTGGAGTCATCCCTCAATAAACCTGCAGTCTATACCGGCTATATTTAGAACCGCAAATTTTTCTCTCATTGCCTGACAGGATTGAGATGTTACATTTTAGGTTCTCGACAGTGCTGAAGGAGTTGTTTGAAGCCACCCTCAAGCGTCCCTCTATCGGCTCCAGACAGACCTGCTTACCGACACGCCACTGCTGCTTCGGCGCCTCGTCCGTTGATGCCCGAGCTGTGTCTCCGCAGCTGAAGGTCCTCCATGCCGCTGTTCACCGCCCGGCGTTCCGCACCGCGCCCTTCGCCGCCCCGTTCCGCTCGTACTGCACGAAAACTGAAGGTGCTGCTGTGGAGCTGGACGACCAGCTGAAGAAAGATGGTGTCGGCAATGAGGCAGCCAGCGACAAGTAGGTTTCAAGTAGTTTCTTGAGGAATGAACCGTCTGACTCTATGAAATGACGCATAGAGGCGGATGCAGCGTTCATAGACCGCCACAAACGCGGTTATCAGACAGCGCGCAATAATTAGCTAACTTAACATCCTCTTCTCATGACACAAGTGTAATATATGTattctagtaaaaaaaaaaaaaaaccttaaccAAAACAATTTTAAGTAATATGTAAGAATATACAAGCTAACTATGATGGCCTGTCTGCGCTATCCCACCATGTGTGACTTGCTCATACCGGCAACCTCCGGTGGCTTTGTGCCAAGTACCGATATAAATATCCTGCCTTCAAATAGCAAGCTAACCTACAGTTAATTGGAATTTCAGTTAGCCAGACCCACTTGTACGTATTGTTGGGTtagctttctgtttctgtgtagaTAAGACGCCGCATGGGGCAACAGTTTTGAAAGCGAAACAGTAGCGGGCCTGCTATAAGGTCAGACATAAGTAGAGCCAGCAGGGTTTACCCACTGAGACTGTACCCACTCAGAACAGCCAAAGTACCACAAAGTCGTCGTTATAAGAAACCTGCTAGAGTTCTTATTTGATATACTTTCACTTTGTTGCTTACAGTAATAATTACTGTCTTACAGGAGGGTGGGGTGTGTGTACTGGTTTATGAGGCTTCTAGTCATTTCTGCAGTGACCTCCCACTCTCTCCCAGAAGTGACTGTAGGTCACAGCTGGTGGGCTGCTCCACGCTACTGACAGTGTCTGCTTTCTGTCCCATGATAGAAAATCTGTGGGGGAAAACCAGTTGAATCCTGAGTGTGGCTTCATCTGTACACGTGACAGTAATGACACCGTtagaataatatattttttattattattttgatgttttatttcttatttgtaATAGCTAACACCTTCATACTAGGTTCCACCTGAACGCATTTTGCTAACAGCAATTAATAATGAGAATGCAATGAAAGTTAATGTCAGGGCACCATATATTAGcacaatatatattttacaaaattaaataacttAGTTTATCCCCAGATTTACAGTTtcaaagtgaaagtaaaaccTGGTGAGATAGAGTGAGTCATtgtgtcagatttatttatattcacttccattttttttctaaaaaattgtggTTGTATTTTCAGAGCTGCACAGTTTGAAGGCGCTTGTTTTAAATACAAAGCCCTTTAGTGATTTTTGAAGTCAGCTGTCCATATAGAAATGTGAAATCAGTGCCATTATGAAAGATTAGATTTAAATTGTTGCATTGTAAATTTCATATTTCACATTGCATTAACAGCTGCTAGCTGGCTATCTGTTCGACAACTGAAATCCATGCACGGTAGTTTTTACGTGTCAGCTCAGTGTAGCCAGAGTTGCTGGAATTTTTCCTGACCCAGAAATGAAGATGCACATGAACAGGGCGGCGTCATCTCTAAGATATGGAATAGGGCGTTGGCTTTGCCAAGACTGTGTAATGTATCCACCCTTCGTCAGTGGATTTCCTGTTTGTAATAATCATTTTCCACTGTCCGACCTTAGTGAAATATATCACAGTGTGTAGTTTTGTGgccatttgtgcttttttttcctctcacatctttttttttttctccatgctTTGGGGATAAGTTCCTGGAACTAAATTTTCACACTTCTGTGTAACCTAATGTAAGTTCAAGGTAACTTCAGGAGTTGTCTGCAGTAGTGTATATTGTAATTGGTCAAACAGATGTATTGTCACATTACAGAAAGGCCAACTACAACAGTCTGTGTCTGTATTGACCAAGACagttatagttttaaaaatgaagaggTAAGGAGAGCTCTTGTTAGACAACGTGATATCAGTCTGTGAAGGGAGGAGGCCATTTAGAGGGAGCTGAATTCCACAAATACACAGTG
This DNA window, taken from Amphiprion ocellaris isolate individual 3 ecotype Okinawa chromosome 11, ASM2253959v1, whole genome shotgun sequence, encodes the following:
- the fkbp7 gene encoding peptidyl-prolyl cis-trans isomerase FKBP7 translates to MMWKLVSCTFCLFMSSQLSLWSVWASAEELEGEVKTEVLFKPEECTQRSKRGDLINAHYDGYLAKDGSQFYCSRSDKDGHPQWFVLGVGQVIKGLDIGMMDMCPGEKRKITVPSALAFGEQGKGPVPPNATVVFEVEVFSVSRGPRSMEAFGKMDIDRDKSLTKTEVKEYLKLEYEKGGKPRDEPFYEKIMADIFRKIDHDRDGLISAKEYNIYEHDEL